Proteins encoded within one genomic window of Streptomyces kaniharaensis:
- a CDS encoding NAD(P)/FAD-dependent oxidoreductase has product MSTTERPRILIVGGGYVGLYAAMRILKKMRYGEATVTVVDPRSYMTYLPFLPEAAGGNVAPRNLVAPLRSALKKAEVLTGAVTGVDHARKVATIQPAAGDSYELPFEYLVVATGSVSRTFPIPGLAEHGIGMKTVEEAIGLRNHVMAQLDKAESTTDEAVRRKALTFVVIGGGFAGVETIAEIEDMARDASKLYRTVSRDDMRFVMVEAANRILPEVGPDLGLWTKEKLEERKIEVYIETSMDSCIDGHVMLKNGMEMDASTIVWTAGVKPNPVLADFGLPLGPRGHVDTAPTLQVQGFDYVWAAGDNAQVPDLAAGEGAWCPPNAQHACRQAVVLGDNVISGMRGFPQKEYKHKNLGAVAGLGLHKGVAILFGKVKLKGRLAWWFHRAYHGAMVPTVNRKVRVFTDWTLAMFLKREMVGLSQMEKPQLPIQEVTPPTKPVEAAKPAVEKELASK; this is encoded by the coding sequence ATGAGCACCACGGAGCGTCCTCGCATCCTCATTGTCGGCGGTGGTTACGTCGGCCTGTATGCCGCGATGCGCATCCTCAAGAAGATGCGTTACGGCGAAGCGACCGTCACGGTCGTCGACCCGCGGTCGTACATGACGTACCTGCCTTTCCTCCCCGAGGCGGCCGGCGGCAACGTCGCGCCTCGCAACCTCGTCGCGCCGCTGCGCAGCGCCCTCAAGAAGGCGGAGGTGCTCACCGGTGCGGTCACCGGTGTGGACCACGCCCGCAAGGTCGCCACGATCCAGCCCGCGGCCGGCGACTCGTACGAGCTGCCCTTCGAGTACCTGGTCGTCGCGACCGGCTCGGTCTCCCGCACCTTCCCGATCCCGGGTCTGGCGGAGCACGGCATCGGCATGAAGACGGTCGAGGAGGCCATCGGCCTCCGCAACCACGTCATGGCCCAGCTGGACAAGGCCGAGTCCACCACGGACGAGGCGGTCCGCCGCAAGGCCCTGACCTTCGTCGTCATCGGCGGTGGCTTCGCCGGTGTCGAGACGATCGCCGAGATCGAGGACATGGCGCGCGACGCGTCGAAGCTGTACCGGACCGTCAGCCGTGACGACATGCGCTTCGTCATGGTCGAGGCGGCCAACCGCATCCTCCCCGAGGTGGGCCCGGACCTCGGTCTGTGGACCAAGGAGAAGCTCGAGGAGCGCAAGATCGAGGTCTACATCGAGACCTCGATGGACTCCTGCATCGACGGCCACGTCATGCTGAAGAACGGCATGGAGATGGACGCCTCCACCATCGTGTGGACGGCGGGCGTCAAGCCGAACCCGGTGCTGGCCGACTTCGGCCTGCCGCTCGGCCCGCGCGGCCACGTCGACACCGCGCCGACCCTCCAGGTCCAGGGCTTCGACTACGTCTGGGCCGCCGGCGACAACGCCCAGGTGCCGGACCTCGCCGCCGGCGAGGGCGCCTGGTGCCCGCCGAACGCGCAGCACGCCTGCCGCCAGGCCGTCGTCCTCGGTGACAACGTGATCTCCGGCATGCGGGGCTTCCCGCAGAAGGAGTACAAGCACAAGAACCTCGGTGCGGTCGCCGGTCTCGGCCTGCACAAGGGTGTCGCGATCCTCTTCGGCAAGGTCAAGCTCAAGGGCCGCCTGGCCTGGTGGTTCCACCGTGCGTACCACGGCGCGATGGTCCCGACCGTCAACCGCAAGGTCCGCGTCTTCACGGACTGGACGCTCGCGATGTTCCTGAAGCGCGAGATGGTCGGCCTCTCCCAGATGGAGAAGCCGCAGCTGCCCATCCAGGAGGTCACGCCTCCCACCAAGCCCGTCGAGGCGGCCAAGCCGGCCGTCGAGAAGGAACTCGCCAGCAAGTAA
- a CDS encoding ABC transporter permease, protein MYRTALRNVLAHKGRLLMTALAVMLGTAFVAGTMVFSDTFDKAMRDSNSKSYSDVSVQVVDYAAGSRASAKEQSESGSAKLTDATVQQLAALPGAAGARGVVSGFTGVADHNGNLIGQSWSARGANFAPGPDGKDARYPMAEGQGPTNGKEIALDRRTADKGGYKVGDTVRVAATGPVIEAKLTGIFTTDNPVVSSGGTLTLFDRATAQELLLEPGRYSSIVLTAKPGTTEDALLAQVKPTVPSGQHFDTETGEQLKAEEQRMIADGTKTLRTVLLAFAGISLFVGIFIIANTFTMLVAQRTKELALLRAIGASRKQVTRSVLAEALVIGAVSAVAGLVAGVGIGAGLQSLVGSLNENMPSASLVIKPVTIVVTLVVGIKVTVLSALLPAMRASRIAPVAAMSSGDQPASQKSLMVRNVIGSVLAAGGLALIGYGASTGNDSGRMPVALGAFLALIGVFVLLPLLSRPVIALIGPVLRKLAGTPGKLAQQNAVRNPRRTAATAAALTIGLTLVSGLTVMGASVSGAIDKAITSSMKADYLVGAAEGMGLSDKVPGEIAGAPGVVASSPMTESYWELNGVTKAITGLNADSFDQLAQIKLISGSTAALGKGQLLVDQNVATRFNVTTGSTVTVDFRDGSTGQLTVGGVYEKGGMLGPAVLANGEVAKHNPKAHISDVLVKGKDGATGALKQSLKDATGANPVIEVKSKQDVRDQFSQAITVVLNIMYGLLAMSVLVAILGVINTLAMSVFERKREIGMLRAIGLDRRGIKRMVRLESVVISVFGAGIGLLLGCFIAWAIIGTLKSSLAGLTTVLPYGQLALFLGLAGLVGLVAALWPARRASRLDILESIKTD, encoded by the coding sequence ATGTATCGCACCGCACTGCGCAACGTGCTGGCCCACAAGGGCCGACTGCTGATGACGGCTCTGGCCGTCATGCTGGGAACCGCCTTCGTGGCGGGCACCATGGTCTTCTCCGACACCTTCGACAAGGCCATGCGGGACAGCAACTCCAAGAGCTACTCGGACGTCTCGGTCCAGGTCGTGGACTACGCGGCCGGCTCCCGCGCCTCCGCCAAGGAGCAGAGCGAGAGCGGCTCCGCCAAGCTCACCGACGCCACCGTCCAGCAGCTGGCCGCGCTGCCCGGCGCCGCGGGCGCCCGCGGCGTGGTCAGCGGCTTCACCGGGGTGGCCGACCACAACGGCAACCTGATCGGCCAGTCGTGGTCCGCCCGGGGCGCCAACTTCGCCCCCGGCCCGGACGGCAAGGACGCCCGGTACCCGATGGCCGAGGGCCAGGGCCCGACGAACGGCAAGGAGATCGCGCTCGACCGCAGGACCGCAGACAAGGGCGGCTACAAGGTCGGCGACACCGTCCGGGTCGCCGCCACCGGCCCGGTGATCGAGGCGAAGCTCACCGGCATCTTCACCACCGACAACCCGGTGGTGAGCAGCGGCGGCACGCTCACCCTGTTCGACCGCGCCACCGCCCAGGAGCTGCTGCTGGAACCCGGCCGGTACAGCAGCATCGTGCTCACCGCCAAGCCCGGCACCACCGAGGACGCCCTGCTCGCCCAGGTCAAGCCCACCGTGCCGTCCGGCCAGCACTTCGACACCGAGACCGGCGAGCAGCTCAAGGCCGAAGAGCAGCGCATGATCGCCGACGGCACCAAGACCCTGCGTACCGTGCTGCTCGCGTTCGCCGGGATATCGCTCTTCGTCGGCATCTTCATCATCGCCAACACCTTCACCATGCTGGTCGCCCAGCGCACCAAGGAGCTCGCGCTGCTCCGGGCGATCGGCGCCAGCCGCAAGCAGGTCACCCGCTCCGTCCTGGCCGAGGCCCTGGTGATCGGCGCCGTCTCGGCCGTGGCCGGTCTGGTCGCCGGCGTCGGGATCGGCGCCGGGCTGCAGTCCCTGGTCGGCTCGCTGAACGAGAACATGCCGTCTGCCTCGCTCGTGATCAAGCCGGTCACCATCGTCGTGACCCTCGTGGTCGGCATCAAGGTGACGGTGCTGTCGGCCCTGCTGCCGGCCATGCGCGCCTCGCGGATCGCCCCGGTGGCCGCGATGAGCAGCGGCGACCAGCCGGCCAGCCAGAAGAGCCTGATGGTCCGTAACGTCATCGGCTCGGTGCTCGCGGCCGGCGGCCTCGCGCTGATCGGCTACGGCGCCTCCACCGGCAACGACAGCGGCCGGATGCCGGTCGCGCTCGGCGCCTTCCTGGCCCTGATCGGCGTGTTCGTCCTGCTGCCGCTGCTCTCCCGCCCGGTCATCGCCCTGATCGGCCCGGTGCTGCGCAAGCTCGCCGGCACCCCGGGCAAGCTGGCCCAGCAGAACGCCGTCCGCAACCCGCGCCGCACCGCGGCCACCGCCGCCGCCCTCACCATCGGCCTGACCCTGGTCAGCGGCCTCACTGTGATGGGCGCCTCGGTCAGCGGCGCGATCGACAAGGCCATCACCAGCTCGATGAAGGCCGACTATCTGGTCGGCGCCGCCGAGGGCATGGGGCTGTCCGACAAGGTGCCCGGTGAGATCGCGGGCGCCCCCGGGGTGGTCGCCTCCTCGCCGATGACCGAGTCGTACTGGGAGCTTAACGGCGTCACCAAGGCGATCACCGGTCTGAACGCGGACAGCTTCGACCAGCTCGCCCAGATCAAGCTGATCAGCGGCTCCACCGCCGCCCTCGGCAAGGGCCAGCTGCTGGTGGACCAGAACGTCGCCACCAGGTTCAACGTCACCACCGGCTCCACCGTGACCGTGGACTTCCGCGACGGGTCGACCGGGCAGCTCACCGTCGGCGGCGTGTACGAGAAGGGCGGCATGCTCGGCCCGGCCGTCCTGGCCAACGGCGAGGTCGCCAAGCACAACCCGAAGGCGCACATCTCCGACGTCCTGGTCAAGGGCAAGGACGGCGCCACCGGCGCGCTGAAGCAGTCGCTCAAGGACGCCACCGGCGCCAACCCCGTCATCGAGGTCAAGTCCAAGCAGGACGTCCGTGACCAGTTCAGCCAGGCCATCACCGTCGTGCTGAACATCATGTACGGACTGCTGGCGATGTCCGTGCTGGTCGCCATCCTCGGCGTGATCAACACGCTGGCCATGTCGGTCTTCGAGCGCAAGCGCGAGATCGGGATGCTGCGGGCGATCGGCCTGGACCGCCGGGGCATCAAGCGGATGGTCCGTCTGGAGTCCGTGGTGATCTCGGTCTTCGGCGCCGGCATCGGCCTGCTGCTCGGCTGCTTCATCGCCTGGGCGATCATCGGCACGCTGAAGTCCAGCCTGGCCGGTCTGACCACCGTCCTGCCGTACGGCCAGCTGGCGCTGTTCCTGGGCCTGGCCGGGCTGGTCGGCCTGGTGGCCGCGCTGTGGCCGGCCCGCCGGGCGTCCAGGCTGGACATCCTGGAGAGCATCAAGACCGACTGA
- a CDS encoding ABC transporter ATP-binding protein: MEGGIRDQRSTPVTTSTATAVRTGRAAARATGLNKVYGEGETRVVALDNVSVTFPQGEFTAIMGPSGSGKSTLMHCMAGLDTVSSGSSTIGDTELVGLKDKQLTQLRRDHIGFIFQAFNLLPTLTALENITLPMDIAGRKVDKAWLDRVVDTVGLSGRLSHRPSQLSGGQQQRVACARALAGKPDIIFADEPTGNLDSRSGAEILSFLRNSVRELGQTVVMVTHDPVAASYADRVVFLADGRIVDELTAPTADTVLDRMRRFDAKGRTS, encoded by the coding sequence ATGGAAGGAGGAATCCGCGACCAGAGGAGCACCCCCGTGACCACGTCGACCGCAACCGCCGTCCGCACCGGCCGGGCGGCCGCCCGCGCCACCGGTCTCAACAAGGTCTACGGGGAGGGGGAGACCCGTGTGGTCGCCCTCGACAACGTCAGCGTCACGTTCCCCCAGGGCGAGTTCACCGCCATCATGGGCCCCTCCGGCTCCGGCAAGTCCACGCTCATGCACTGCATGGCCGGCCTCGACACCGTCTCCTCCGGCTCGTCCACCATCGGCGACACCGAACTCGTCGGCCTGAAGGACAAGCAGCTCACCCAGCTGCGCCGCGACCACATCGGCTTCATCTTCCAGGCCTTCAACCTGCTCCCCACGCTCACCGCGCTGGAGAACATCACCCTCCCGATGGACATCGCCGGCCGCAAGGTCGACAAGGCCTGGCTCGACCGCGTCGTCGACACCGTCGGCCTCTCCGGCCGCCTCAGCCACCGCCCGTCCCAGCTCTCCGGCGGCCAGCAGCAGCGCGTCGCCTGCGCCCGCGCCCTCGCCGGCAAGCCCGACATCATCTTCGCTGACGAACCCACCGGAAACCTCGACTCCCGCTCCGGCGCCGAAATCCTCTCCTTCCTCCGCAACTCCGTGCGCGAACTCGGCCAGACCGTGGTCATGGTCACCCACGACCCCGTCGCCGCCTCCTACGCCGACCGCGTCGTCTTCCTCGCCGACGGCCGCATCGTCGACGAACTGACGGCCCCCACCGCCGACACCGTCCTGGACCGCATGCGCCGCTTCGACGCCAAGGGCCGCACCAGCTGA
- a CDS encoding Bax inhibitor-1/YccA family protein produces MRSSNPVFSREGSFTREPGYAGFGPTAQAGGPHGNNPYAGSPYAQQSQGQGPLTDEQLYAMYNGPSAGPGATGRMTLDDVVARTAMTLLTLVAAGALAWFTLPFKNFGFAVGASLIAFVVGLVITFRPTVSPALIVAYAALEGVFLGAVTHFLNTLWPGIAVQAVLGTAAVFGAMLFAYKSGRIRVTPAYTRIGIAVGLGFAVLLLINSIAWWFGGGLNTWSGPLGIGVGLIGVAIGAFYLTLDFNEIERAIAEGAPQQEAWRAAFGLTLSLVWIYFEMLRLIASLRGDD; encoded by the coding sequence ATGAGAAGCAGCAACCCGGTCTTCTCGCGGGAGGGGTCCTTCACCCGCGAGCCTGGCTACGCGGGGTTCGGACCCACCGCGCAGGCCGGGGGTCCCCACGGCAACAACCCCTACGCGGGAAGCCCCTACGCCCAGCAGTCCCAGGGCCAGGGCCCGCTGACCGACGAGCAGCTGTACGCGATGTACAACGGGCCGTCGGCCGGCCCGGGCGCCACCGGGCGGATGACGCTCGACGACGTGGTCGCGCGGACCGCCATGACGCTCCTCACCCTGGTCGCCGCCGGCGCGCTGGCCTGGTTCACGCTGCCGTTCAAGAACTTCGGCTTCGCGGTCGGCGCCTCGCTGATCGCCTTCGTCGTCGGCCTGGTCATCACCTTCCGGCCGACCGTCAGCCCGGCCCTGATCGTGGCCTACGCGGCTCTGGAGGGCGTCTTCCTCGGCGCCGTCACGCACTTCCTCAACACCCTCTGGCCGGGCATCGCCGTTCAGGCCGTGCTGGGGACGGCGGCGGTGTTCGGGGCGATGCTGTTCGCCTACAAGAGCGGCCGGATCCGGGTCACCCCGGCGTACACGCGGATCGGCATCGCGGTCGGCCTGGGCTTCGCCGTGCTGCTGCTGATCAACTCGATCGCCTGGTGGTTCGGTGGGGGCCTCAACACCTGGTCGGGCCCGCTGGGCATCGGCGTCGGCCTGATCGGCGTCGCCATCGGCGCGTTCTACCTGACGCTGGACTTCAACGAGATCGAGCGGGCCATCGCCGAGGGCGCTCCGCAGCAGGAGGCCTGGCGGGCCGCCTTCGGGCTCACGCTGTCGCTGGTCTGGATCTACTTCGAGATGCTACGTCTGATCGCCAGCCTGCGCGGGGACGACTGA
- a CDS encoding acetyl-CoA C-acetyltransferase codes for MPEAVIVSAARSPIGRAFKGSLKDVRPDDLTAHIIQAALAKVPQLDPREIDDLMLGCGLPGGEQGHNLARIIAVQMGMDYLPGATITRYCSSSLQTTRMALHAIKAGEGDVFISAGVETVSRSIKGTSDGLPGTQNPLFDDAVARTAKRAEEGGGEWHDPREDGLLPDAYIAMGQTAENLAALKGITRAEQDEFGVRSQNLAEAAIKAGFWEREITPVTLPDGTVVSTDDGPRAGVTLEGVAGLKPVFRPDGTVTAGNCCPLNDGAAALVIMSDTKARELGITPLARVVSTGVSALSPEIMGYGPVEASKQALKRAGLTIGDIDLVEINEAFAAQVIPSYRDLGIDLDRLNVNGGAIAVGHPFGMTGARITTTLINSLQWHDKQFGLETMCVGGGQGMAMVIERLS; via the coding sequence ATGCCCGAAGCCGTCATCGTCAGCGCCGCCCGTTCGCCGATCGGCCGGGCCTTCAAGGGCTCCCTCAAGGACGTCCGCCCGGACGACCTGACGGCCCACATCATCCAGGCCGCGCTGGCCAAGGTGCCGCAGCTGGACCCGCGCGAGATCGACGACCTGATGCTGGGCTGCGGCCTGCCCGGCGGCGAGCAGGGCCACAACCTGGCCCGGATCATCGCCGTCCAGATGGGCATGGACTACCTGCCGGGCGCGACCATCACCCGCTACTGCTCGTCCTCGCTGCAGACGACGCGGATGGCGCTGCACGCGATCAAGGCCGGCGAGGGCGACGTCTTCATCTCGGCCGGCGTGGAGACCGTCTCGCGCAGCATCAAGGGCACCTCGGACGGCCTGCCCGGCACCCAGAACCCGCTCTTCGACGACGCGGTGGCCCGGACCGCCAAGCGCGCCGAGGAGGGCGGCGGCGAGTGGCACGACCCGCGCGAGGACGGCCTGCTGCCGGACGCCTACATCGCGATGGGCCAGACCGCCGAGAACCTGGCCGCGCTCAAGGGCATCACCCGCGCCGAGCAGGACGAGTTCGGCGTCCGCTCGCAGAACCTCGCCGAGGCCGCCATCAAGGCCGGCTTCTGGGAGCGCGAGATCACCCCGGTGACGCTCCCGGACGGCACCGTGGTCAGCACCGACGACGGCCCGCGCGCCGGCGTCACGCTGGAGGGCGTGGCCGGCCTGAAGCCGGTGTTCCGCCCGGACGGCACGGTGACCGCCGGTAACTGCTGCCCGCTGAACGACGGCGCCGCCGCACTGGTCATCATGTCCGACACCAAGGCCCGCGAGCTGGGCATCACGCCGCTCGCCCGGGTGGTCTCCACCGGCGTCAGCGCGCTCTCGCCCGAGATCATGGGTTACGGCCCGGTCGAGGCCTCCAAGCAGGCGCTGAAGCGGGCCGGTCTGACCATCGGCGACATCGACCTGGTCGAGATCAACGAGGCCTTCGCCGCCCAGGTCATCCCGTCCTACCGGGACCTCGGCATCGACCTGGACCGCCTGAACGTCAACGGCGGCGCGATCGCGGTCGGCCACCCCTTCGGCATGACCGGCGCCCGGATCACCACCACCCTGATCAACTCCCTGCAGTGGCACGACAAGCAGTTCGGCCTGGAGACCATGTGCGTCGGCGGCGGCCAGGGCATGGCGATGGTCATCGAGCGCCTCAGCTGA
- a CDS encoding SGNH/GDSL hydrolase family protein — protein sequence MPGAQDSRARVARRIATAAAYGGGGLGLLGVGLVGLLLTESKLAIQAIGVLEGDPPKADGVYGEAFADTSAAPQPPLVLAVLGDSTGAGLGVLRSRETPGALLAAGLASVAERPVRLVNAARSGGRSADLSGQLEQALRHRPEIAVIMVGANDVTRHSPAQLAVRQLGEAVAALRANGCEVVVGTCPDLGTIKPVHPPLRWVARRLSRQLAAAQTIAVVEAGGRTVSLGSLLGPEFAARPEMFSADRYHPSAQGYATAAMAVLPSLCAALGLWPEEEHPAAPVRGETVLPVAMAAAAAAGRAGTEVAGVEAEGATRRWAQLRHRLRVGPARQLVDARGTVRAGSRRPREYVGQLTRWCG from the coding sequence ATGCCAGGGGCACAGGACTCGCGGGCTCGGGTGGCCCGCCGGATCGCCACCGCGGCCGCGTACGGCGGCGGCGGGCTCGGCCTCCTCGGGGTGGGGCTGGTCGGCCTGCTGCTGACCGAGAGCAAACTCGCCATACAAGCCATCGGCGTCCTGGAGGGCGACCCGCCCAAGGCCGACGGCGTCTATGGCGAGGCCTTCGCCGACACCTCCGCCGCGCCGCAGCCGCCGCTCGTGCTCGCCGTCCTCGGCGACTCCACCGGCGCCGGCCTCGGCGTGCTGCGCTCCCGCGAGACCCCGGGGGCGCTGCTCGCCGCCGGCCTCGCCTCGGTGGCCGAGCGCCCGGTCCGGCTGGTGAACGCGGCCCGCTCCGGCGGCCGCTCCGCCGATCTCTCGGGCCAGCTGGAGCAGGCGCTGCGGCACCGTCCGGAAATCGCCGTGATCATGGTCGGCGCCAACGACGTGACCCGGCACAGCCCGGCCCAGCTGGCCGTCCGCCAGCTCGGCGAGGCGGTGGCGGCGCTGCGGGCGAACGGCTGCGAGGTGGTGGTCGGCACCTGCCCGGATCTCGGGACGATCAAGCCGGTGCACCCACCGCTGCGCTGGGTGGCCCGCCGGCTCAGCCGGCAGCTGGCCGCCGCGCAGACCATCGCCGTGGTGGAGGCGGGCGGCCGGACGGTGTCGCTGGGTTCGCTGCTGGGCCCGGAGTTCGCGGCGCGGCCGGAGATGTTCTCGGCCGACCGCTACCACCCGTCGGCCCAGGGCTACGCGACCGCCGCGATGGCCGTCCTGCCGTCGCTCTGTGCCGCGCTGGGCCTGTGGCCGGAGGAGGAGCATCCGGCCGCGCCCGTGCGGGGCGAGACGGTGCTGCCGGTGGCGATGGCCGCGGCCGCGGCGGCGGGCCGGGCGGGGACCGAGGTGGCGGGGGTCGAGGCGGAGGGCGCCACCCGCCGCTGGGCGCAGCTGCGTCACCGGTTGCGGGTGGGGCCTGCCCGGCAGCTCGTGGACGCCCGAGGGACCGTCCGGGCAGGCTCCCGGCGGCCCCGGGAATACGTCGGCCAGCTCACACGCTGGTGCGGGTGA